The following proteins are encoded in a genomic region of Candidatus Delongbacteria bacterium:
- a CDS encoding GAF domain-containing SpoIIE family protein phosphatase, translated as MSAESAREFASPYTGPSAGALHPSPPSTRLEDCHPARLAQLIGQLGLINSRLESRPLLESILSATARILESEASSLFLVEAAIGDLLLQLPTGPARGQLEGVRIPAGQGICGWVAREGRALLINDPARDPRFFGDLAGDFVTRNLVCVPIRRPDGLVIGVLQALNRRARPYNEEDLELLACLSDQAALALERERLHRDTLERTRLEEQLRLAQEIQSGLWPPPWRGDGLTIIGGSRPAGSVGGDYYDHFRLADGRVVVALGDVCGKGPAAALLMCTLRAALRTHLEYDLDLDEIIARVNRSLVRDTPTGRFTTLFCAILDPASGELAFVNAGHNPPLVVDPGQREIRELAIGGALLGAFAELDFQVGRIRLEPGQVLVVFSDGVTEARNAAEEEFGDQRFHDLLLEHAPELDRLLERVFGAVDAFSGTEPQTDDLTLLALRLESAQRACN; from the coding sequence ATGTCCGCCGAATCCGCCCGGGAATTCGCGTCCCCCTACACCGGCCCGTCAGCGGGCGCGCTCCACCCGTCCCCTCCCTCCACCCGACTGGAGGACTGCCACCCGGCGCGACTGGCCCAACTGATCGGCCAGCTCGGGTTGATCAACTCCCGGCTGGAGAGCCGGCCCCTGCTGGAATCCATCCTCAGCGCCACCGCCCGCATCCTGGAGAGCGAGGCCAGCTCGCTCTTTCTGGTGGAGGCCGCCATCGGCGACCTGCTGCTGCAGCTCCCCACGGGTCCGGCCCGCGGCCAGCTCGAGGGCGTGCGCATCCCGGCGGGCCAGGGAATCTGCGGCTGGGTGGCCCGGGAGGGCCGCGCCCTGTTGATCAACGATCCCGCCCGCGACCCGCGCTTCTTCGGCGACCTGGCCGGCGATTTCGTCACCCGCAACCTGGTCTGCGTTCCCATCCGCCGCCCCGACGGTCTGGTCATCGGCGTCCTCCAGGCGCTCAACCGACGGGCCCGGCCCTACAACGAGGAGGATCTCGAGCTGCTCGCCTGCCTGTCCGACCAGGCCGCCCTGGCCCTGGAGCGCGAACGCCTGCACCGCGACACGCTGGAGCGCACGCGCCTGGAGGAGCAGCTGCGGCTGGCGCAGGAGATCCAGTCCGGACTCTGGCCACCGCCCTGGCGCGGGGACGGGCTGACGATCATCGGGGGAAGCCGGCCCGCGGGTTCCGTGGGCGGCGACTACTACGACCACTTCCGGCTGGCGGACGGCCGCGTGGTGGTGGCGTTGGGGGACGTCTGCGGCAAGGGTCCGGCGGCCGCCCTGCTCATGTGCACGCTGCGCGCGGCGCTGCGCACGCACCTGGAGTACGACCTGGACCTGGACGAGATCATCGCCCGGGTCAACCGCTCCCTGGTCCGTGACACACCGACGGGGCGCTTCACCACGCTGTTCTGCGCCATCCTGGACCCCGCCAGCGGGGAACTGGCCTTCGTCAATGCGGGGCACAACCCGCCCCTAGTCGTCGACCCCGGGCAACGCGAGATCCGCGAACTGGCCATCGGCGGGGCGCTGCTGGGAGCCTTCGCCGAGCTGGATTTCCAGGTGGGCCGGATCCGTCTTGAGCCCGGCCAGGTGCTGGTGGTCTTCTCCGACGGCGTCACCGAAGCCCGCAACGCCGCCGAGGAGGAGTTCGGCGACCAGCGCTTCCACGACCTGCTGCTGGAGCACGCGCCGGAACTGGACCGGCTGCTGGAGCGCGTGTTCGGCGCCGTGGACGCCTTCTCCGGGACGGAGCCCCAGACCGACGACCTCACCCTGCTGGCCCTGCGGCTGGAGAGCGCTCAGCGCGCCTGCAACTGA